The following coding sequences are from one Parabacteroides pacaensis window:
- a CDS encoding Yip1 family protein: MYKEIIKWVIAIISQPSKAWEALTVKDENNDTFLTRFVYPLIGLVTLAAFLGVMFTRKEFDLELALKTSIKTLVSSFGGFYVASYLLNEIWQGLFKREKDLKLCQRFVGYSSSVMFALNIVLMLLPEFFFLRIFVLYTVYVVWEGAPIYMHVEEKEQLKFVSIATALILLAPIIIDTILFMLMPGLRV, encoded by the coding sequence ATGTATAAAGAAATAATAAAGTGGGTGATCGCCATTATATCTCAACCGTCGAAAGCATGGGAAGCACTGACTGTCAAGGATGAGAATAACGACACGTTCTTAACCCGGTTTGTCTATCCCTTAATCGGCTTGGTAACGTTGGCCGCTTTTTTGGGCGTCATGTTTACACGCAAAGAATTTGATCTGGAGTTAGCCCTGAAAACATCTATCAAAACGTTAGTCTCTTCTTTCGGAGGATTTTATGTGGCATCTTATTTATTAAACGAAATATGGCAAGGTTTATTTAAACGGGAAAAGGATTTGAAATTATGCCAGCGTTTCGTAGGATATTCTTCCTCTGTGATGTTTGCGTTGAATATTGTATTAATGTTGCTTCCGGAATTTTTCTTTCTTCGCATATTTGTTTTGTATACGGTGTATGTAGTATGGGAAGGTGCTCCTATCTATATGCATGTGGAAGAAAAAGAACAATTGAAATTTGTGAGTATCGCTACGGCATTAATTCTATTAGCTCCTATCATAATAGATACTATCCTATTCATGTTGATGCCGGGCCTAAGAGTATAA
- a CDS encoding DUF6769 family protein — MEKRKGITFFLLLVSMLMLAINIVPHHHHYHNGMPCFHSLEKETGTSHSTPSQPHRCSCIDSFYAAENQGHTHHESYCNHFPAVVLFADLLTCCLFIPDRIIEPDFPIYIETLHDVHILCNFGLRAPPASV; from the coding sequence ATGGAAAAGCGTAAGGGTATAACATTTTTTCTATTGCTTGTCAGTATGTTAATGCTGGCTATAAATATTGTACCCCATCATCATCATTATCACAACGGAATGCCTTGTTTCCATTCTTTGGAAAAGGAGACGGGCACTTCGCATTCTACTCCGTCCCAGCCTCATCGTTGTTCCTGTATCGATTCTTTTTATGCAGCCGAGAATCAAGGACATACCCATCATGAATCGTATTGTAACCATTTCCCGGCAGTAGTTTTGTTTGCCGATTTGCTTACTTGTTGCTTATTTATTCCGGACCGGATTATAGAACCGGATTTTCCTATCTACATAGAAACATTGCACGATGTCCATATATTGTGCAATTTCGGATTACGTGCTCCCCCTGCATCGGTATAA
- the metH gene encoding methionine synthase, producing the protein MSKQTFLELLQQRILILDGGMGTMIQGYKLTENDYRGERFKDIPGQMKGNNDILCITQPEVIKAIHRQYLEAGADIFATNTFNANAISMEDYGMQPYVKEINIAAARLAREVADTFMQEHPGRMVFVAGSIGPTNKTASMSPDVNDPAFRAVTYNDLYNAYKEQVEGLIEGGVDIILFETTFDTLNVKAGLEAAQAVLDEQQKDLPIMLSLTLSVQGGRTFSGQTLEAFLASVQHTNIVSVGLNCSFGAADMKPYVAELAKHAPYYISAYPNAGLPNSFGEYEETPDRMALHVKSFIDEQLVNIIGGCCGTTPAHIARYPELIEGARPHVPANKPDCLWLSGLELLEVKPENNFINIGERCNVAGSRKFLRLIKEENYEEALSIARKQVEDGAQIIDINMDDGMLDARKEMVTFLNLIASEPDIARVPVMIDSSKWEVIEDGLKCIQGKSIVNSISLKEGEEVFLRHATRIKELGAATVVMAFDEKGQADTFERKKEVCERAYRLLTERINFNPNDIIFDPNVLAISTGMEEHNGYGLDFIRAVEWIKNHLPGAKVSGGISNLSFSFRGNNYVREVMHSVFLYHAIGKGLDMGIVNPSTAVIYEDIEPAFRTLVEDVILNRRPEATEELISYAQNLKTQEEKGNKEEKQELWRELPLNERLEYALIKGIGDYLEKDIKEALEVYPRAVQVIDGPLMNGMNKVGDLFGEGKMFLPQVVKTARTMKKAVALLQPAIEAEKQAGSSAKAGKILFATVKGDVHDIGKNIVSIVLACNNYEVIDLGVMVPAETIIRKAIEERPDFVCLSGLITPSLDEMAHVAAEMEKAGLDIPIMVGGATTSKIHTAAKIAPYYSHPVIHVLDASQNPIIASKILNRETKEAFISKLNAEYSALRASLKNKKEVFVSLETARAAHPPIDWENYMPVKPNRMGIHTLPYIPVEEVIPYINWSFFFFAWKLSGRYGEISSIHGCDACKASWLTNFPEEERAKAAEAMQLYKDAVRMLNYLVDIKAEYIKAVYGFFPAFSEGDDLHIGDQVFPTLRQQTVREDGVYKSLADYIMPSSFRKPDYAGAFVVTGGAGAGFLHTKYESEGDTYNAMLLQTLTDRLAEAAAEYLHEKVRKEYWGYAPEENLTIPELLKVKYQGIRPAIGYPSLPEQLEIFTLDKLLNVSQIGVTLTENGAMHPNATVAGLYIAHPDSQYFMIGSINEEQLNDYAGRRKMKPEDLRKWLNKNIR; encoded by the coding sequence ATGAGCAAACAAACATTTCTAGAGCTTTTACAACAACGGATATTAATCCTGGACGGTGGAATGGGTACTATGATCCAGGGCTATAAACTAACAGAAAACGATTACCGGGGGGAACGTTTCAAAGACATCCCCGGACAAATGAAAGGGAATAATGATATTTTATGTATAACCCAACCCGAAGTAATTAAAGCAATTCATCGCCAATATCTAGAGGCGGGTGCGGATATATTTGCCACGAATACATTCAATGCCAATGCCATTTCGATGGAAGATTACGGCATGCAACCTTATGTAAAGGAGATCAATATTGCAGCCGCACGGTTAGCCCGTGAAGTAGCCGATACCTTTATGCAGGAACATCCCGGCCGTATGGTTTTTGTTGCCGGCTCCATCGGGCCGACTAACAAAACGGCTTCCATGAGTCCGGATGTGAACGATCCCGCTTTCCGTGCTGTTACTTACAACGATTTATACAATGCTTATAAAGAACAAGTAGAAGGTTTAATAGAGGGGGGAGTAGATATTATTCTTTTCGAAACCACATTCGATACGTTGAACGTGAAAGCCGGGCTGGAAGCTGCCCAAGCCGTGTTAGACGAACAACAAAAGGATCTTCCTATAATGCTTTCCCTTACTCTATCGGTACAGGGCGGACGAACTTTCTCCGGACAAACATTAGAAGCTTTCCTGGCTTCCGTCCAGCATACAAATATCGTAAGTGTGGGGCTTAATTGTTCATTCGGGGCTGCGGACATGAAACCGTATGTTGCCGAATTGGCTAAACATGCCCCCTATTACATCAGTGCTTATCCTAATGCAGGTTTGCCGAACAGTTTCGGAGAATATGAAGAAACGCCCGATAGAATGGCCCTTCATGTAAAATCATTTATCGACGAACAGTTAGTAAATATTATCGGAGGATGTTGCGGTACTACGCCAGCCCATATTGCCCGGTATCCGGAGCTTATCGAGGGAGCACGTCCGCATGTTCCGGCAAACAAACCTGATTGCTTATGGCTTTCGGGGCTGGAGCTTCTGGAAGTGAAGCCGGAAAATAACTTTATCAATATAGGCGAACGTTGCAATGTTGCCGGTTCGCGTAAGTTTCTGCGGTTAATCAAAGAAGAGAATTACGAAGAAGCCCTTTCCATTGCCCGTAAACAAGTAGAGGACGGAGCGCAAATTATCGACATTAACATGGACGACGGGATGTTGGATGCCCGCAAAGAGATGGTTACTTTTTTAAATCTCATCGCTTCCGAGCCTGACATCGCCCGGGTACCTGTGATGATCGATTCTTCCAAATGGGAAGTTATCGAGGACGGACTGAAATGTATCCAGGGAAAAAGCATCGTAAATTCTATCAGCCTGAAAGAAGGAGAAGAGGTTTTCCTCCGGCATGCAACCCGGATTAAAGAATTGGGTGCGGCAACGGTAGTAATGGCTTTCGACGAAAAAGGGCAAGCGGATACTTTCGAACGTAAAAAAGAAGTTTGCGAACGGGCTTACCGGCTTTTAACCGAAAGAATAAATTTCAATCCAAACGATATTATCTTCGACCCGAATGTCTTGGCCATCTCTACGGGTATGGAAGAACACAACGGCTACGGGTTGGATTTTATCCGGGCTGTAGAATGGATCAAGAATCATTTGCCCGGTGCTAAAGTAAGCGGGGGAATAAGCAATTTATCTTTCTCTTTCCGAGGAAATAATTATGTAAGGGAGGTAATGCACTCCGTATTTCTTTATCATGCAATCGGCAAAGGGTTGGACATGGGTATTGTAAATCCGTCTACTGCTGTAATTTATGAAGACATAGAACCCGCTTTCCGCACCTTGGTGGAAGATGTGATCCTGAACCGGCGCCCGGAAGCTACGGAAGAATTAATTTCTTATGCACAAAATCTTAAAACGCAGGAAGAGAAAGGCAATAAAGAGGAAAAACAGGAATTGTGGCGGGAGCTTCCTCTGAATGAACGACTGGAATATGCGTTAATAAAGGGTATCGGCGATTATCTGGAAAAAGATATAAAAGAAGCTCTGGAAGTTTATCCCCGGGCTGTACAAGTAATTGACGGTCCTTTAATGAACGGGATGAATAAGGTGGGCGATTTATTCGGGGAAGGTAAAATGTTTCTCCCCCAGGTAGTAAAAACCGCACGGACCATGAAAAAGGCGGTGGCTTTACTACAACCGGCTATCGAAGCTGAAAAACAAGCAGGAAGCTCGGCTAAAGCCGGCAAAATATTGTTTGCTACCGTAAAAGGGGATGTGCACGATATTGGAAAAAATATTGTTTCTATCGTTTTGGCCTGTAACAATTATGAAGTCATTGACTTAGGGGTAATGGTTCCCGCAGAAACTATTATCCGGAAGGCAATAGAAGAAAGACCGGATTTTGTCTGCCTGAGCGGTTTAATTACTCCCTCGCTAGACGAGATGGCGCATGTTGCGGCAGAAATGGAAAAAGCCGGATTGGATATTCCCATCATGGTAGGCGGGGCAACCACTTCGAAAATACATACGGCAGCTAAAATCGCTCCTTATTATTCACATCCTGTTATTCATGTATTGGATGCTTCACAGAATCCGATTATTGCTTCCAAAATATTAAACAGGGAAACAAAAGAAGCTTTTATCAGTAAACTAAATGCCGAATATTCGGCTTTACGTGCTTCGTTGAAAAATAAAAAAGAAGTTTTTGTATCGTTGGAAACCGCCCGGGCTGCGCATCCGCCCATCGATTGGGAAAACTATATGCCGGTAAAACCCAACCGGATGGGTATCCATACCTTGCCTTATATTCCGGTAGAAGAGGTAATTCCTTACATTAACTGGAGTTTCTTTTTCTTTGCATGGAAACTAAGTGGCCGTTACGGGGAAATTTCGTCTATCCATGGTTGTGATGCTTGCAAGGCATCCTGGCTTACCAACTTTCCGGAAGAAGAAAGAGCGAAGGCCGCAGAAGCGATGCAACTTTACAAAGATGCGGTTCGGATGTTGAATTATTTGGTAGACATCAAAGCGGAATATATCAAAGCGGTTTACGGATTTTTCCCTGCTTTTAGCGAAGGAGACGATTTACATATCGGAGACCAGGTCTTTCCTACTCTTCGCCAGCAAACGGTACGCGAGGATGGGGTATATAAATCTCTTGCCGATTATATTATGCCTTCTTCTTTCCGTAAACCCGATTATGCGGGGGCCTTTGTGGTAACCGGGGGGGCTGGTGCCGGTTTCTTGCATACAAAATATGAGTCGGAAGGCGATACGTATAACGCCATGTTATTGCAAACATTAACCGACCGGTTGGCTGAAGCGGCAGCCGAATATCTCCATGAAAAGGTACGCAAAGAATATTGGGGGTATGCCCCGGAAGAAAACTTGACGATTCCGGAATTACTGAAGGTAAAATATCAAGGAATCCGCCCGGCAATAGGGTATCCTTCCTTACCTGAACAGTTGGAGATTTTTACGCTGGATAAATTATTGAATGTTTCACAAATCGGGGTAACACTGACGGAAAACGGAGCTATGCATCCGAATGCTACGGTGGCTGGGTTGTATATTGCTCATCCGGATTCGCAGTATTTTATGATCGGTTCTATTAACGAAGAGCAATTGAACGATTATGCCGGACGCAGGAAAATGAAACCGGAAGATTTAAGGAAATGGTTAAATAAAAACATCCGGTAG
- the smpB gene encoding SsrA-binding protein SmpB, translated as MKEKVSNTISIKNKRATFDYELLETFTAGIVLTGTEIKSIRLGKASLVDTFCFFINGELWVKNMYIAEYFYGTYNNHVARRDRKLLLNKKELRKIEGFSKNSGFTVVPTRLFINDKGLAKVIVAVAKGKKEYDKRDSIRERDDKRDMARAFKK; from the coding sequence ATGAAAGAAAAAGTTAGTAATACAATCTCTATAAAAAATAAACGGGCAACTTTCGATTACGAGTTGCTCGAAACATTTACGGCGGGTATAGTTCTGACAGGAACGGAAATTAAATCTATCCGGTTGGGCAAAGCCAGCTTGGTAGACACATTCTGTTTTTTTATAAACGGGGAGCTGTGGGTAAAAAATATGTATATCGCCGAATATTTTTACGGGACTTATAATAATCACGTGGCACGGCGGGACAGGAAACTTCTCCTGAATAAAAAAGAATTACGTAAAATTGAAGGCTTTTCTAAAAATAGCGGCTTTACAGTGGTTCCGACCCGTTTATTTATTAATGATAAAGGATTGGCTAAAGTAATTGTGGCGGTAGCTAAAGGTAAAAAAGAATACGATAAACGCGATTCTATTCGTGAACGTGACGACAAACGCGACATGGCACGTGCATTCAAAAAATAA